One genomic segment of Oncorhynchus kisutch isolate 150728-3 linkage group LG15, Okis_V2, whole genome shotgun sequence includes these proteins:
- the LOC116353691 gene encoding extensin-like, producing the protein MARKYGSQHPFPPHTYPPYPYAPQPYPTYPNPPHPYPPQPYPTYPNPPHPYPPYPYPPSPIFHNPTLHTPTLHTPTLHTPSLHTPTLHTPMLHSPTLHIPTLHSPTLYTPTLHTPTLHTPTLHIPTLHTLPSIPLCSTALPSTPLPSTALPSNPYPPYPYLPHPYPPYPYAPQPFPPHPYPPYPYPPHPIPSIHTPTLHTPTLHTPTLHTPALHTPSLHTPTLHTPMLHSPTLHTPTLHTPTLHTPTLHTPTLHTPTLRTPTLHTPTLHTPTLHTPSLHTPTLHTPVLHNPTLHTPTLHLE; encoded by the coding sequence CACCCCTTCCCTCCACACACCTACCCTCCATACCCCTATGCTCCACAGCCCTACCCTACATACCCCAACCCTCCACACCCCTACCCTCCACAGCCCTACCCTACATACCCCAACCCTCCACACCCCTACCCTCCATACCCCTACCCTCCTTCCCCCATCTTCCACAACCCTACCCTCCACACCCCTACCCTCCATACCCCTACCCTCCACACCCCTTCCCTCCACACACCTACCCTCCATACCCCTATGCTCCACAGCCCTACCCTACATATCCCAACCCTCCACAGCCCTACCCTCTATACCCCTACCCTCCACACCCCTACCCTCCATACCCCTACcctccacatcccaaccctccacACTCTACCCTCCATACCCCTATGCTCCACAGCCCTACCCTCCACACCCCTACCCTCCACAGCCCTACCCTCTAACCCCTACCCTCCATACCCCTACCTTCCACACCCCTACCCTCCATACCCCTATGCTCCACAGCCCTTCCCTCCACACCCCTACCCTCCATACCCCTACCCTCCACATCCCATCCCTTCCATCCACACCCCTACCCTCCACACCCCTACCCTCCACACCCCTACCCTCCACACACCTGCTCTCCACACCCCTTCCCTCCACACACCGACCCTCCATACCCCTATGCTCCACAGCCCTACCCTCCATACCCCTACCCTCCATACCCCTACCCTCCACACCCCTACCCTCCACACCCCTACCCTCCACACCCCTACCCTCCGTACCCCTACTCTCCACACCCCTACCCTCCATACCCCTACTCTCCACACCCCTTCCCTCCACACACCTACCCTCCATACCCCTGTGCTCCACAACCCTACCCTACATACCCCAACCCTCCACCTAGAATAA